One genomic region from Paroceanicella profunda encodes:
- the rpsK gene encoding 30S ribosomal protein S11: MAREKRAAPKRKERKNIASGVAHVNSSFNNTKILIADAQGNAIAWSSSGTMGFKGSRKSTPYAAQVAAEDAAKKAQEHGMRTLEVEVQGPGSGRESALRAFQAAGFTVTAIRDVTPIAHNGCRPPKRRRV; this comes from the coding sequence ATGGCACGCGAAAAACGCGCAGCGCCCAAGCGCAAGGAACGCAAGAACATCGCATCGGGCGTGGCCCATGTGAATTCCAGCTTCAACAACACCAAGATCCTGATCGCCGACGCGCAGGGCAATGCGATTGCATGGTCCTCCTCCGGCACGATGGGCTTCAAGGGCTCCCGCAAGTCCACTCCCTACGCCGCGCAGGTTGCCGCCGAGGACGCCGCGAAGAAGGCTCAGGAGCATGGCATGCGCACCCTCGAGGTCGAGGTGCAGGGTCCCGGTTCCGGCCGTGAGTCCGCCCTTCGCGCCTTCCAGGCCGCCGGTTTCACCGTCACCGCGATCCGTGACGTGACCCCGATCGCCCATAACGGCTGCCGTCCTCCGAAGCGCCGCCGGGTCTGA
- a CDS encoding DNA-directed RNA polymerase subunit alpha — protein sequence MIHRNWQELIRPQQLDIRPGHDPRRQAVAVAEPLERGFGLTLGNALRRVLLSSLQGAAITSIQIDGVLHEFSSIAGVREDVTDVVLNLKGVSLKMEVDGPKRVVLSATGPGVVTAGDISVTNGIEVLNPDHVIAHLDDGATLHMELTIASGKGYVAADKNRPEDAPIGLISVDALFSPVKKVSYKVEPTREGQVLDYDKLTLTVETDGSLTPDDAIAYAARILQDQLTVFVNFEEPETHTRSDAAEELEFNPLLLKKVDELELSVRSANCLKNDNIVYIGDLIQKTEAEMLRTPNFGRKSLNEIKEVLTTMGLHLGMDVVDWPPDDIDELAKKYEDHF from the coding sequence ATGATCCACAGGAACTGGCAGGAACTGATTCGTCCGCAGCAGCTTGACATCCGCCCCGGCCACGATCCGCGCCGGCAGGCTGTTGCCGTTGCGGAACCGCTGGAGCGGGGCTTCGGTCTCACGCTCGGCAACGCTCTGCGCCGGGTGCTGCTGAGCTCCCTGCAGGGTGCCGCGATCACCTCTATCCAGATCGACGGCGTGCTGCACGAGTTCTCCTCGATCGCTGGCGTCCGTGAGGATGTTACCGATGTCGTCCTCAACCTCAAGGGCGTTTCGCTCAAGATGGAAGTGGACGGCCCGAAGCGTGTCGTGCTCTCGGCCACCGGCCCGGGTGTCGTGACCGCGGGGGACATCTCGGTGACCAACGGGATCGAGGTGCTGAACCCGGACCACGTCATCGCCCATCTCGATGACGGTGCGACGCTCCACATGGAGCTGACCATCGCCTCCGGCAAGGGCTATGTCGCCGCCGACAAGAACCGCCCCGAGGATGCCCCGATCGGGCTGATCTCGGTGGATGCGCTGTTCTCGCCGGTGAAGAAGGTGAGCTACAAGGTCGAGCCCACCCGCGAGGGCCAGGTGCTGGACTACGACAAGCTCACCCTCACGGTGGAGACCGACGGGTCGCTGACCCCGGATGATGCGATCGCCTACGCGGCCCGCATCCTTCAGGACCAGCTGACCGTGTTCGTGAACTTCGAGGAACCGGAGACGCACACCCGCTCCGACGCCGCCGAGGAGCTGGAGTTCAACCCGCTCCTGCTCAAGAAGGTCGACGAGCTGGAGCTCTCCGTGCGCTCGGCCAACTGCCTGAAGAACGACAACATCGTCTATATCGGCGACCTGATCCAGAAGACCGAGGCGGAGATGCTCCGTACCCCGAACTTCGGCCGCAAGTCGCTGAACGAGATCAAGGAAGTGCTCACCACCATGGGCCTTCACCTCGGCATGGATGTTGTGGACTGGCCGCCCGACGATATTGACGAGCTGGCCAAGAAGTACGAAGACCACTTCTGA
- the rplQ gene encoding 50S ribosomal protein L17: MRHSNGYRKLNRTHEHRKAMFANMVCSLIEHEQIKTTLPKAKELKRVMDKVITLGKRGDLNSRRLAAAQLKQDVPVQKLFAVLAERYKDRAGGYTRVLKAGFRYGDMAPMAIIELVDRDPAAKGAGDKARVAEFESADEE; this comes from the coding sequence ATGCGTCACTCCAACGGCTACCGGAAGCTGAACCGGACCCATGAACACCGCAAGGCGATGTTCGCGAACATGGTCTGCTCGCTCATCGAGCACGAGCAGATCAAGACCACCCTGCCGAAGGCCAAAGAGCTGAAGCGCGTGATGGACAAGGTCATCACCCTCGGCAAGCGCGGTGATCTGAACTCCCGCCGTCTCGCCGCCGCCCAGCTGAAGCAGGACGTGCCGGTGCAGAAGCTCTTCGCCGTGCTGGCCGAGCGTTACAAGGACCGCGCCGGTGGCTACACCCGCGTCCTGAAGGCCGGCTTCCGCTATGGCGACATGGCTCCGATGGCGATCATCGAGCTGGTCGACCGCGATCCGGCCGCCAAGGGCGCCGGCGACAAGGCCCGCGTGGCCGAGTTCGAGTCCGCCGACGAGGAGTGA